A region of Jannaschia sp. W003 DNA encodes the following proteins:
- a CDS encoding enoyl-CoA hydratase-related protein translates to MGFETLKVETADHVTVIRLHRPDAMNALNSVLLGELAKALRAAQADAKVRCIVLTGSDKAFAAGADIKEMSGKSFTDVFMGDLFGAETDAIMAVRKPIIAAVAGYALGGGCELAMMCDFIIAADTAKFGQPEINLGVVAGIGGTQRLTHAVGKAKSMDMHLTGRMMGAEEAERSGLVSRVVPAKKLLEEATAAAAKIAEKSMVTVQAVKDCVNASQEMGLSQGLLLERRLFAGLFGTEDQKEGMAAFIEKREPQFRDR, encoded by the coding sequence ATGGGCTTTGAGACGCTGAAGGTCGAGACGGCCGACCACGTGACGGTGATCCGGCTGCATCGCCCCGACGCGATGAACGCGCTCAACTCCGTGCTCCTGGGCGAGCTGGCCAAGGCGCTGCGCGCGGCGCAGGCCGATGCCAAGGTGCGCTGCATCGTGCTCACCGGCTCCGACAAGGCCTTCGCGGCGGGCGCCGACATCAAGGAGATGTCGGGCAAAAGCTTCACGGACGTCTTCATGGGCGATCTGTTCGGGGCCGAGACGGACGCGATCATGGCGGTGCGCAAGCCGATCATCGCCGCGGTCGCCGGCTACGCCTTGGGCGGCGGCTGCGAGCTGGCGATGATGTGCGACTTCATCATCGCCGCCGACACCGCGAAGTTCGGCCAGCCCGAGATCAACCTCGGCGTGGTGGCCGGCATCGGCGGCACCCAGCGGCTGACCCACGCGGTGGGCAAGGCCAAGTCCATGGACATGCACCTGACGGGGCGGATGATGGGCGCCGAGGAGGCCGAGCGCTCCGGGCTCGTCAGCCGCGTGGTGCCGGCCAAGAAGCTCCTGGAGGAGGCGACCGCGGCGGCCGCCAAGATCGCCGAGAAGTCGATGGTCACGGTGCAGGCCGTGAAGGACTGCGTGAACGCGAGCCAGGAGATGGGCCTGTCGCAGGGTCTCCTCCTCGAGCGCCGCCTCTTCGCGGGCCTGTTCGGCACCGAGGACCAGAAGGAGGGCATGGCCGCCTTCATCGAGAAGCGCGAGCCGCAGTTCCGCGACCGCTAG
- the mutM gene encoding bifunctional DNA-formamidopyrimidine glycosylase/DNA-(apurinic or apyrimidinic site) lyase: MPELPEVETVRRGLAPALEGATITRAELRRDGLRWPFPPRMAERLEGARVERLDRRSKYLLAHLDTGETLIVHLGMSGRMVVDAAQGGEAERPGDFHREAGWLPQHDHVVLHTDAYRVTYNDARRFGAMDLHATAALADHPLLARLGPEPLGNAFHEDHLVAAFRGKRTPVKAALLDQRVVAGLGNIYVCEALHRAGIAPTRAAGRIAAARVAALVPIVRDVLREAIAAGGSSLRDHRQADGTLGYFQHGFAVYDREGHACPREGCGGVVRRIPQGGRSTFHCPACQR, from the coding sequence ATGCCCGAGCTTCCCGAAGTCGAGACCGTGCGCCGCGGCCTCGCCCCCGCCCTGGAGGGCGCGACGATCACGCGCGCCGAGCTGCGCCGGGACGGCCTGCGCTGGCCCTTCCCGCCCCGCATGGCCGAGCGGCTGGAGGGCGCGCGGGTGGAGCGGCTCGACCGCCGCTCGAAGTACCTGCTGGCCCATCTGGACACGGGCGAGACGCTGATCGTGCACCTCGGCATGTCGGGCCGCATGGTGGTCGACGCGGCTCAGGGGGGCGAGGCGGAGCGGCCCGGCGACTTCCACCGCGAGGCGGGCTGGCTGCCGCAGCACGACCACGTGGTGCTCCATACGGACGCCTACCGCGTGACCTACAACGACGCGCGCCGCTTCGGGGCGATGGACCTGCACGCGACCGCCGCCCTCGCCGATCACCCGCTGCTGGCGCGGCTCGGCCCCGAGCCGCTGGGCAACGCCTTCCACGAGGACCACCTCGTGGCCGCCTTCCGGGGCAAGCGGACGCCGGTGAAGGCGGCGCTCCTCGACCAGCGCGTGGTGGCGGGCCTCGGCAACATCTACGTCTGCGAGGCGCTGCACCGGGCCGGCATCGCCCCCACGCGCGCGGCCGGCCGCATCGCCGCGGCCCGCGTGGCCGCCCTCGTGCCCATCGTGCGCGACGTGCTGCGCGAGGCGATCGCGGCAGGCGGATCCTCCTTGCGCGACCACCGGCAGGCCGACGGCACCCTGGGCTACTTCCAGCACGGCTTCGCCGTCTACGACCGCGAGGGGCACGCCTGTCCCCGCGAGGGCTGCGGCGGTGTGGTGCGGCGCATCCCCCAGGGCGGGCGCTCCACGTTCCACTGTCCCGCCTGCCAGAGATGA